Genomic DNA from Trichoderma asperellum chromosome 5, complete sequence:
TGGGCTCAACCGAGGAGACCAAGCAGCGTGTACACGAGCTACGACAGCAGATCGAGAGTGCCAAAACcattgtcgtcgtcggcggTGGCGCAACCGGCACTGAGACTGCGGGCGAGCTGGGCTTCGAATATTCCAAGTCTGGGAAAAAGGAGGTCTATCTCATTTACAATGACAGACTACCACTCACACCACCCACCATTGATAGCGTTCGCAAAGCAGCCAAAaacgagctggagaagctcaaaGTCAAGCTGGTCCCCAACACCACCGTCTCTTCTGTCCAGCAGTCGGGCAATGACACGGTGTTGACCCTGACGAGCTCGGACGGCACCACCAAGACACTCACGACGCAGGCTTACATTCCCTCTACTGGCGTTGTTCCCAACACTTCTTTTGTGCCTGCGAACCTCCTGGATAGCAAGGGATACATCAAGCAGACCAAGGCTCTCCTGGCAGAGGGCTTCGACAACATCTTTGTCGTCGGCGACGTGGGCAACCTGGAGGCTAGCAAAGCCGGCACTGCTAGTGCGCAGACGATTCATCTCGTCAAGGCACTCCCCATCTACTTCAAGGGCGGCGCGATGCCCGCATATAGCCCCAGCACCACGGAGATTTCCGCTGTTACGCTTGGAAGAAGCCGTGCCACTGGCCAGATGGGCTCGATTAAGCTCTTCAGCTATCTCATCTACTATGCCAAGGGCCGGTTCCTGGGCACTGACTATTGCCACCTGATTGCGGCGGGCAAGAAGTCTATGCTAACGAATTTCGAGAAGTAGGGGGTGGAAAAGCTGGATGACGCTTTTGTGGCAGTAGTTGAAGACGATGGCTGTGTTAATGTGGATGCGCCAGAGTGCGAGTTATTATCTGCGGCTAGTATTCAGGATTGACTCCCTCTCTGTattggctttttttctcttaattttctttttcttttctctttctcttatcGCTAGATATCCACTCTTTgtttatagttttctttgtCAAAAAGATGATATCCAAGTTGAGAAGTTGACTGCCTATATGTACCTAGGTATTAGCATTTGTGTCCTTCTAGGTGGTAGATTTGTTTGATGTTCTGACACTTCTTTTGCTGATACTACAAAGCAATAGTTTGGAATGACGgaaaatagattttaattgACTGAAACTGACTTTCATCTTGAGATTTTTTGTGAATTAATTGGCAAAGTGAAAGACTGCgggctggagaagctgcacTCAACTCCTCTTATTGAATGAGAGAATAAGTACTTGCTTCTACCAAGAGAGTCAACATTTCGTACTAGATATTTGTTAACTAATCATTAATCATTATCCATCTCGATGACCGGATGACCACATCGAGACttctatataaatacttatattcaCAAAGTCCTATGAATGAGTCTCATCGTGGTCGAGCCCCACCTGAAACGGCGCGGAACAATAGCCGCCAGGGCCCACGTGCGCCCGTAATACGGAGCATTCCGTGCTTGTACAAGGTACCtgtggctgatgctgctactgcaACTTTAGCTCGCGATACCGCGAAGCTTGAACTTTGAATCTCGCAGCCTCGCGCAAACCGAGTGGAGGGGAGAAGCCGAGCGCTTTGGCATACTTTCCATGCGGCGTCAGCCAACAGACCAGAGCGCCCCAGTGAACGAACTCTATGGCTGCTGTACGCGAAACTATAAACCGTACTTCAATGGCATCAAACAGCCCGTGACAgcccttttgcttttggctcggcaacaacaacctCCAGACGATCGACTCGACCTCTCGACGCCACGTTCCTCCACATCTTTCTCTCCTGCTCAGCTACGCATCTATACCCaataactcttttatttttgaATCCTCATACTCGACCACTGTCTATTTTTCACACTATCGCCAAGAGCGCGGCGAGCCATGGAGGGGCGCCTCACGGTCAGCGAGGCCCTTCGCGACTCTATCAAATACTGGTCCAAGTTCGTCTCCAAATGCTTGACCAAGCGCCTCGACGCGAGCACCTTTGAGGACTATGTGCGACTAGTCCAATCCAAGCATCGGCTGCCCCCCGAGATCATCGCCGACTTTTTTATGCGCCCTCTGAAATCCAGGTGCTTCAGCCCCGACCCGCGAATCCCTCCATACGTCTCGGTTCTCACTAAGCTGCGGTATACCGACGCAGTGTCCATTCTCCGGGCGTTATATAGATATTCTTCGCTCCATGCGCTGGTGCCGGAGCAAGCACAGCAAGACGGAGACGAGGCCAATGGAGAGGGAGCGACCAAACAAGATGCCAATAAAGTATCCTCCATCAGGTGGAAGAGCTCGTCCTGGCTTGAGGAGGTGATGTTTTATCATGTCATCAAGCTCCTCGTTGAGGGAACTGCTTTCAGAGATTCTCGCACGGCATTGGAGCTCATCCATATCAGTTCCAAGTGGATGGCGCTATTTACCACGGCGTCTAATTCCATGACTGCGGACATGCTGAGCGGCGGCTTGCAAGATCCACAGGTTCGGCATGAAATGGAGACTGCTTGGGGTGCTCTTGTCCCTCTAGTGCTTCGGCTGGTTGACAATGCCGCCTTTGTCAAGGTCGTTAGCCAACCGTCTGCCAAAGGTATGCTACGGCCGCGAATCACACACCCTTGCTCTCTCGCGACCTTCTCACATGCTAATCACCatgttttctctttgtcGATTAGGGACTCGAAAAATGTTCTCGGAGAGCCTTGCATCGTTTGTACAGGTTATACAGCAATCGCCACAGCTACCGCAGTTCCAGCAATTTATCAACAAGCTTGAACTGTTTAGAACCGAGGTTTTGGCTCCATTAGACCCGGTGGACAAGAGCAAGCAAGCTGCCAACGCTGTCATGGACGATATCCTAGACTCTACAGTGGGCGTAGAGAACTTGGTCATTCCGGAGATACCAATATCCAACACTCGTGCAGGATTGTACATATACCTTAGTGCCTCGGTGTGTTTAGAAAATGCTCAacctccccccctttccatCTACGATATTACGTGCATCCTAACTATCTGTGTATTATAGCTTGTTGGCCGACCATTAATAGATGACCATGCCTTCTTTtcatatttaaataatagataTCAGGTATTTTCCCCCTTTCTATCCTGATTAACgtcgattttttttctcattctaTCCGAAGGGAGACGTTCAACAAAGTGCTGTTGATCTGATTTTGGCGTCTTTTGACCTGCTTGCAAATGCCGTCTTCAGAAATGAGGGGCCCAGAGACGCACAGCTATTACGGTCCTTCTTGATAAACAAGGTGCCCTTGATACTCGCCCAACTATGCCCCCCTGGCTTTTCAACGCCTTCTGCCGAGTTTTGTATTACCCAGGCACTTCCCCATGTCGATACAAGCGTGTTCCCTACAGCGTCACTCATGTTTGATGAATCACGTAACAATAATCCATACACGGAGAGTGTCCGAGAGGAGTTTTGCTCGGCTTGCGCTCTCCATGGACTGATTGAACGAGAGCATGTAGAGCGGATCCTGGGAGAAAGCTCCATGTCATACGAACCTTCCCAGGAAAAGTATTCCAAGGAAAAGCTTGTTCAGAGCTGCCTATCGGACCCAGACAAAATACAAGCCCTCATTCGCGACATGGATAAGATGGATGGTAATGTTGGAGCAGTGTGTCAGGCCCTTGTAGAGGTTTGTTTGACCCCGTATCCTGTCTCACGTCACGGTTGGTGAATTTCACGTGCTGACAAGAAGATGTTAGCTGCTGCGGCAACTGTGTCACAGCAAAGAGACAATGTCACTGAAACTCCTTTGCAGCCAATTGGTACAGAAACCCCAGTCCCTAGATGTTCTGCTCTTGTTTGAGAAGCTGCCGACCATCTTGGAGCCTATATGTCAGCTATTGGACGGCTGGCGATACGAGGAAGACCAAGGAGAGTATCAACCTGTTTACGAAGAATTCGGGGCTATTCTGCTGTTGGTGCTGGCCTTTGCCTACCGATATAGCCTATCTCCAGCAGACATTGGCATCATTTCCCCAGATTCAAATGTTGCCAAAATCATTGGCCGAGCTCACATTAGCCGTGAGCTGGACGAGCTCTCCGAGCAAGAAAATGGACACCTCGGCGGCTGGATTCACGGCCTTTTCGACAGCGATGCGGGCGGGCTTGGAGACGACTTGATGTCATCCTGCCCTCCTGCAGACTTTTATCTCCTCATTGCGTCTCTCTTTCAAAATATTGTCATCGCATATACCCAGGGCTTCCTGACAGACGACGCCCTAAGGTCGGGCGTGGAATGTAAGATTCTGATTAGTTGTGACGCCTCGCTGTTTCATAAGCTTACCAGCCCTTAGATTTGATTGATACGTTTCTACTACCGTCCCTCATACCTGCGATTCGGTTCTTGTCTGATTACCTCTGGGTAGAACAGAAGGAGCAGAAGTCTATTATCAAAATCTTGCAGCTCATCCTGTTGCCTACCTCTATTTCGGGCGAAGCTACTACTATGCTTGCGTCGGTCAAGGGAATAGTTGCGAAGCCCCTGGAGCACTCGCTGCGAGCCTACCAGCGACAAGATCCAAAGAATCAGGACATTGAGCCACTACTGAGGGTTCTGAAGGACAGTTTACCCTTTTCGAGGCGAACAGGGGCTGCTGAGCATCAAGAGCTAGAGATGTGGGCAACTAGCTCTAGCAGCGGTCTCTCTGGGGCCGCCAAGCACCTTATCCAGGGGCTTGTTCAGTGGTGTGTGCATACTGACGAAACAGCTATGCCAACCTCGTATACGCATCGACAGGTCATTGCGACCCTCAAAATTGTGGGCGCCAGGAGGTTTCTACGAGTCATCCTGGAGGAAATCCGGCAGCAAACTCTAGCCGGCAACGGGAGCCTTGTCTACGATGTGGCCACGGCACTGGTTTGTGCTCCAAACGTTAGCAATGAGCTCCCGCCTACCAGCGGTCTTTTAGATGAAGCGGGAAACATGCTGCCGATACTGCAGCGACCGCTTACCCTCCGAGAAGTCTTGAAAATGGAGGCTGAGGATTACAggaagctgcagaagaaggacgcCGAGCTGGCAGAGATTGTTGTTCGCCTTCACAGGAGAGTTGAGGCACAGATGGTGTTACCGCCGCCACCTATGCTGCAGGCGGCTGATATGCAATTAGACTTGGCAGGGGATGCGACAAACCTAGAAGATTCCATTGTTGTCGCTGCTGGTGTTCAGGGCGATGGCACGATGTCAATGGATGGTGTTGGGAGCCTGGATATGAGCCTTGGGGGGATTTCGTCTGACCTGGGTCTGGGAGGACCGGGAAGCAGTGGGGGGCTGGATGCCTCAGCAGAGGCCGATTTGTTTGGCAGCCTCGACGACACCGACATGGACGTATTTGATGGATGGGGCGGGATGGATCTTGGGGGACCGTAGTAGATAATTGCTGGACTATTAGTTGGCTCTGTATTTGGCTAGTAGTATTAGATGGATGGGCGCATATGTTGGGAGGTCTATTACGATTCTCATTCTAGGAGAGACTGCCTGTATGAGACGCTTCAATGcgaatttatatatataccaacAGAGACAGAAGTTGATGATTATGCTGTGTATTGAGTGTTCATGTATGAATCGGTGGAGTAGAAGGAATGCGTGAATGCGTATTGTCTGATATTGAATGTTGGTTTGACTGCGTGTTTCACTTGTACTACAAATAGGTATCCTGGGTAAAAATCTGTCTCCTATCCAGACAGCATTCCACTATCAATTAGTATGCATCTCTTGATATCATATCTTGTCCAGCTTCCCATGTTCCATAATTATACAAAGATTCCCAATTCGGACAAGgcccttctttttggttCCAGGTCCCAACAATGGCACGAGGTTATGTAAGCGTGGGGCCCCTCCACGAGCTGTGGCCACATTTCTGTTAGTTCTAAACTGGGGCCGTACAAATCAGCTCCAACTTCTCCAAACGCCATTCCATCCATCCTCctgtttttcctttttctctcaattcatctctctctttcttttttttttcttctcttcctcctcctcctcccccccgTCTCTTTGGTTTATCAATTGGGCCGAGCCGAGTCTGGTTCGCGTCGTCGTCATGCTGTTCAAGTCGTCTCTCCTCGCTTTTCTGGCCTTGCAGGTCTTTGGCGCAGTTGCTCAAGAGGTGAGAAATTGATTTTGCGTTTTTGAATTGAATCGAATCCTCTCCATGGAACTCGAGACAATGAGAATCTTGGGGGGAAACACAGTACAGAGAGACGAAAAGgaataaataaatcaaaACTAACGCGCAGCAAATCAGGAGCCTGCTGAGCAAGTGATCGAGCCCGCCACCCTCAATGCCGACATCAGAACCTCGTTCCCCGACTCCGACATCCTCGGCCTCAAGCTGGTCAATGGCCGCACCACGACGGCCCTCGTCGAGGTCACCAACAACGAAGACGGCCCCATCCAGTTCCTCTTCGCCAATGGCGCGCTGTGGACGCCCGAGGACCTCGCCGAGGACGTCCCCGCCTACCAGGGCATCGTGCGCAACTTGACAGTCGTGCAGTACAGCCTGGAGATTGAGCCTGGCGAGACCAAGTCGTTCCCGTACTCGTTTGTGCTCGACATGATGCCCCAGGATGTCCGTCTGCGCCTCCTCGCCGTCTTCACCAACGCCAAGGGCACCGTCTTCCAGGTCCCTGCCTACGAGGGCAGCACCTCCATTGTCGAGGCTCCCACCAGCTTTCTCGATCCTCAAATGTATGAGCcaactttctcttctcttttctcaatCTAGCGTGaaccccctccttttttcttcttcttctttctttcggaTGACTAACAGAAGAAATCTTTACAACAGCATCTTCCTGTACCTTGTCCTCACTGCCGCCTTCGGAGGCACCCTCTACTTCGTCTACAAGACCTGGATCGAGGCGTTGTTCccccaggccaagaagacTCGCGCCCCCAAGAAGCCCGTCCAGAAGCCCGTCGATCCCGCCGATGCCCTCTCTGGCTCCGAGTCCGCCGGCAAGTCCTACGACGAGAGCTGGATCCCCGACCACCACATCAACCGCCCTGTCGCCAAGCGCGTAAAGTCTAGcgccagcaagaagaaggttgTCGAGTAAATATGATTGTCAATGGAATGAGGCgccgagagaaagagagaagaagaagaagctaaTTCTTCCCTTCACTCTTgtgccttttttcttcatcatcatcatcatcttcttctttcttccattttcATACctactcttcttcctcatttgGGGGAATGGTAGCGAACTTGTAATGTGTAGCAACATTTCCCGTTTAGCAGAATCTTTCTTTCCAAAGAGTCGGCAATGCCGGCCACGAGATTGTCGAGATCATGGGTCTGGAATTGACAGCGGATCTATGGGTTTGAAGataccaaaaagaagaaaaagaaggtgtTTAAAACGAAACCatgtataatattaaagagaaaaaatgaTAATGACATTGATTACAATTCATATTTTATTCATATACCTACATGCATCAATTTTTAATGTATATTCGCGTGTCTTATCATAACCATTCATTATTCGTGTGCGTGAGCTCATGGTGGCTCTGCTGAGATCGGCctcattttccttttccatctttACCACTCGCATGTCCAAACAGACACTCCCACAGATCGCTTCGGTCCACCATCTCTCCAGCAGATCTATCCTTGCTCATAAGCTTCGACAACGCAgcctgctccagctccagcgtaTTGGCCTCCTCAATATTCGCGTCTAGCAGTTCTGGAGTGGATTCTTTAGATTTGGACTTGCCCTTGAGATTCCTGCCCATGTGCTCCATGCGCCGTCGTACCGAGAGGTTATAAATCGACTCCTCTACCGTTCCGGATACAATGTAGAGCCATACCGTTGTCTCATGCTGCTGGCCAATTCGATCCACTCGGGCAATTGCCTGTAGTTCGAGAGCAGTGTTGAGAAGGGGCTCGCATAGAAAGACGTGGCTTGCGTTGACGAGATTCAGACCGCTGGAGTGAGCTCTTGcgtggagaagaaagcatTCTACGGCTGGGTCTTCTTTAAACCTCTTAATTCCGTCAGGGTCATCGATTGATGCGTATCCAATGCGGAAGCGATTAAAGGCGTTGCGTAGAATGTTCAAAAAGTCTTTGTATCTAAACAATTGGACACGACGTTAATTCAGGCACATTTCGATGATGCGACATgcaaaagtaatataataggAGGCTCACTGTGAAAATACAATGGATTTTGCGCCTGGATCAGACTCGCGTAGCCACATAAGATGCCGAACCAGGGTATCAACCTTGGTTGTAAATGAAGGGCCATCCAGCTCAATATTCTTCATCCGCTCAAGTTCTCTATTGTCAAACTCTGAATAGAGCACAGTTTGCTTTGAAGAGTCTCGGCGGCGCTGTAGGCTATCATCGTTGGCGCTCGCTTTCGGCACACCCGACTCCTCTCCACGGACCTGGAGTTGTTGAGGCTTGATAATGATGTCGTGTAGATTGTCCGCCTTGAGCGCCCTCTTACAAACAGGGCAGTTGCGGTGGGCCTTAAACCACATCATAATGCACTCCTTGCAGAATTGATGGCCGCACACCGTCAATACGCCGGTCGCGAATGGCATTTGGCAAATGACGCACATTCGAGGCTCGTTGGACTTGGATCCGGTCTCCTTCAAGCTCAACACTAACAGCATGTAATTAGCATGGACATGGGAAGTCTAAACTCGATGAGAGCTGCATCATCACACTTACAGTATCGGTGCTTGGCTTCATTGGCCAACAGCTTTCTATGAAGGTCATCAATGGtttttcttgccttttcAATAGCCTCTTCGGTCTTGGGTGTTTCGAGGGGCACTACGTCATCCGAGACGGCCTGTAACTGTCGATAGTAATCCAATCGAGCATTCATAGCCCTTTTGAAGATTTCCACCTCTGCTTCCAAAGCTACCACTGCCTTGTTTTGCTCGCCAAGCAATTTCTGAGTTGTCTTCATCAGGTTAGACGCAATCGTAGACTCTAAAAGTTCTCTCTTGCTAGGATCCGGATCTCGAGTGAGTCGAGATAGCAGGCTACGGAGGTCGCTGATGGCAGCGCGCATAGACATATTGGCCCTTCTAGGCTTCGCCTCAGTCCTTCTTTGTGCTAGATCGAGAAGCTTCTCTGGAGCAGGCCCTTCGCCTTCTTTCGCCATCTTGACCGCTGTATCTATCTCATGCCTCAACAGTCCGTTTGCTTGACCCGAAACGACAAATTGGCGATCAGCGACAACAGCCCGAAGAACTTGGACATAAACCATCAGCTCGTCTTGAATTTTCGTAGCATCTATAAGCTCTTCTCCAGTGGTCTCTGTagtgtcttcttcatcaacaaGCGGCCGTAAAAGGAGCTGGATAATTTGCTCTCTCCATTCGTCAATCAAATTTGCCTGTTCGTTGAGATCCTCATAGAGAACCTCGAGGTTGTCAACAATACCCCCACTCTCTATTCCGCGCTCGCTAGTCACAACAAGCTCCGGTATCTCAACAAAAGACTGCTCTTTGGCCGTTGACGCGATTTTGTTCATGAGCCGCATGGCTTTGCGCTGACCTTGCCCAAGTATCTTCCTTCGAACCAACTTGGCACTCTCATAACCATCGTCTTCAAGCTTTTTGAGATATTGGAATTCCTCCGAGGCCGGTGGCGTCAGCTCCGGATTGTCTCTAATTTGAAAATATGCATTGGCACAGAAGAAAATGGCCTTGTGATGCAGCTCTAGGCTGGTTCTCAGCCTGTTCTGCAGCTCACCAAgttttcctttgtttccaAAGTCTTCCTCTGCGTCATCCTCCAATTCAATCTCCGAATCGGTTAAATCATGCATCCTCTCCAAAGTTGCGCCCAAATCTTTGGCGCCTCCTTTCTCCCGAAGCGCATCTCGAAGTGCGACTTGGGCATCAGTCACCAATTTGGCAGACTCGGTTTGCACTTCTTCCCAGATCGCCCGAGCTTCCCTTACTCGAGGGCTGTTTTCAAATAGCTGACCCAGTACCAACTTGCTCGAAAGATACGCTCGCTCATCAAGTCTGATGGCAATCTCTCCTTGCTCCAACATAGCAGTTAATACTTCTTCCACTGTTCTCATGGGACGCTCTTTGCCTCCCAATATCCGGCGTCCATAGACACCAACCTCGGGATGAAGAGCAGTTTGTCGAAGTCTATTAAGCCATAGTCTCATAACATCTTCGTATTCTTCTTGGTTCCACTTCTCAACAAGAGGATCACCATCTGTGTTAAGTTTGCAAGCTTCTGCCATTTCTTTGTATAATGACTGGTAATGCTGCTCCTCTACTGCGGTAAAAGGCATGCTGATGACAAATCTTCTCTGTGGAGGCAGAGCTATCTCATCCCTTACAGACGCTTTCGTATGTCGAATGGATATTGACTTGAAGAGCTGTTGAAATAATGGTTTATAGTGGGTAGTAAGTGCCTGCCAGATCTGTGGTGTGGAGCAGTAGGGTTCATATCTCAAGAAAGAGAGTAATCCAAGCAGGTCTTTGACATCGTCTTTGACTGGAGTTCCAGAGACCCCCCAGGCATTGACTCGGGGGATTACTCTGGCCAGCGCAGCCGCCTGGCTGACACCACTTTCAATCATCTGCGCTTCGTCAAGACACACTCTCCACCACATGATTTGGACGAGCGGAGAAAGGATCCGGCTATATGCTCGCTCGTGCCTCCGCGACCGTTCAGGGGGACTGATTGCAAAGTGAAGCTCGGCGGATAGTACGCTGTATGTTGTCACCACCACATCGTATCCAGCCAGTTCGGCTACAAGCTGAGCTTCACCATCCTTATCGACGCCTCGACATCCTGTGTAATGTTTCACGCGTAGTCCAGGGGCATGGCGGGATAATTCGGATATCCACTGCAGCTGCAATGATTTTGGAGTTACAATAAAAGTTGCGCCGCTAGGAACAAGGTGCTCTTGGCCTGGTAGAGGCTCCGGGGAGGATTCTGCCTGGCGCCGATGCAGAAGAATAAGACTAATCATTTCCAGAGTCTTTCCTAACCCCATTTCCTCCGCTAAAATGCCACCTTTGACAAGTTTGCCGGCTTCATGGTACGGTGTAGGATCTCGGGTAATAGTTTGAAACACATCACTCAGGTATACCTTGCCGCCGTTGGCGTCATGCACAGCTCGAAAAAGCTCTAGATCTTGctttcgctcttcttctaACAAAGGCTGGACAGTTTCGTGTTGGGCAGTCCATTTCACACCTTCCCGACGCAATAGCCATTGTAGCGTTCGCCTTTGGTAAGGATAAAGAGTGGCATTTAGGCCGGGAACATCAATGGAGAGTGAATCAGTATCATCTTTTGACGGGACGTGCGCTGCATTGTAGAAATCCATTGGTGACCACGAGATATCGCTAAGAGCGCTCTCTTGAGGTGGGAAGAAAGTGCGAACCAGCTTCTCGCTGTATTGTCGCTCGTTGTTTCGCCTCAAGTACGCATACGGATTTGGGGTTTCATTCCACATAAGATGAAAATAGATTGTCAAAGAAGCCAACCCCTGATGTTGCTTGATCGAAATGTTAGCGGCCGTCCAAATGGCACCAGCGGTGGTTTTCTTCAAATTGGAGTTTCTAATATCGAGTATATTCTCCACATTTTCATCTATTTCTTCTCGTTGTAGCATTATATGGGCTTTAAAGTATCCGAGACGACCGGCCGATCGAGTAGCAATCGATAAACCACCATTCTTGAGAATGAAAATGAGCCAGGGGTCGATACCGTGATGGTCACTGCTGGAGTCTAGGCTACGGGTATCTTCACATCGGCGCGAGAACgatattttggcttttgcgATACAGACGCCGTCGTTTGGTTCACGATCTACTTTGCGACGCTTCGATGGAGGTGGCTCAAGGTTACTGGAACTATCTTTCGTGTTCTCGGAAGAAATTCGAGAGGACAAGGATTCGAAAAACTCTAGGAATTCGTTCGGTAGAACATCTTGAAGGCAAAATGTTAAAATTCACTAATGTGTGAAGAAGCATAAGATATGAACGAACTCACCATGGGGTCCTATGTCGAATGTAGTCGGTGTTGCCGCCAAGGGCGTGCGTGCCGGCTTTCTGGGAGCCATGGCGGGTGAGTTGCGTTGGGTATGTGTATTTCCGGGTATCTTGGATGGTTTGTAGATAGCCCGCCGTCATTTCTGGCGGACGCGCACGTCGCCATGATGGATTGGAAGCGTGAAGAAGCGATGATGCGACCggttacttttaaataatgaTTGCAAGGCGTTATCAGTTTGATAGTTAAGCCGGGCCAATCAACTGACACTGATAAAGGAGTTTCAACATCACCCCACTATTTTTCATGCAGCCTTGCTTAGCTAAGATCTTCAAAATCGAACTGGCCAAAGGCAGGAAAGTTCGCATGTCCTAGAATCGAACGAGCTGGGCTTGAGGAGGATCACTGGGCTTCAATCCCGTTCGCAGCCAATCTAATTGCGGCCAAAATATTTGGTAATGCTTATTTTTACCTGATTATCAATCCATCCCCCTGAAAGACGTTACTGACGACTATTATTGAGGTTTCCGCACCACCAGTCACGATGAAGTCTGGGCTATCACCATCGACATCACCCTTGCGATTTCTTCGCAGCACCAATTTCCTCGGTGCAAGCCAGGCGAGATGGCTCCATAAGACGAGACCAGCCCCGAAGATCCCACAGCCGAGGCCGTTCGTCCCCGATGTCCAGACCTTTCTTACACTCATTGGCCGTGGCCTGAACAAGCACGCATCCAAG
This window encodes:
- a CDS encoding uncharacterized protein (EggNog:ENOG41), translating into MKNIVVLGVGVAAAPLIRQTMRNVVLKDKDYKMIVVAPNTHFHWPIAMPRVIVPGQLADDKAMIDLRPFFKEYPEDQFEFVLGVASAMDPASSTVTVSPREGSSRTINYHTLIVATGSSSPDMPWKTMGSTEETKQRVHELRQQIESAKTIVVVGGGATGTETAGELGFEYSKSGKKEVYLIYNDRLPLTPPTIDSVRKAAKNELEKLKVKLVPNTTVSSVQQSGNDTVLTLTSSDGTTKTLTTQAYIPSTGVVPNTSFVPANLLDSKGYIKQTKALLAEGFDNIFVVGDVGNLEASKAGTASAQTIHLVKALPIYFKGGAMPAYSPSTTEISAVTLGRSRATGQMGSIKLFSYLIYYAKGRFLGTDYCHLIAAGKKSMLTNFEK
- a CDS encoding uncharacterized protein (TransMembrane:2 (o665-685i697-719o)) → MEGRLTVSEALRDSIKYWSKFVSKCLTKRLDASTFEDYVRLVQSKHRLPPEIIADFFMRPLKSRCFSPDPRIPPYVSVLTKLRYTDAVSILRALYRYSSLHALVPEQAQQDGDEANGEGATKQDANKVSSIRWKSSSWLEEVMFYHVIKLLVEGTAFRDSRTALELIHISSKWMALFTTASNSMTADMLSGGLQDPQVRHEMETAWGALVPLVLRLVDNAAFVKVVSQPSAKGTRKMFSESLASFVQVIQQSPQLPQFQQFINKLELFRTEVLAPLDPVDKSKQAANAVMDDILDSTVGVENLVIPEIPISNTRAGLYIYLSASLVGRPLIDDHAFFSYLNNRYQGDVQQSAVDLILASFDLLANAVFRNEGPRDAQLLRSFLINKVPLILAQLCPPGFSTPSAEFCITQALPHVDTSVFPTASLMFDESRNNNPYTESVREEFCSACALHGLIEREHVERILGESSMSYEPSQEKYSKEKLVQSCLSDPDKIQALIRDMDKMDGNVGAVCQALVELLRQLCHSKETMSLKLLCSQLVQKPQSLDVLLLFEKLPTILEPICQLLDGWRYEEDQGEYQPVYEEFGAILLLVLAFAYRYSLSPADIGIISPDSNVAKIIGRAHISRELDELSEQENGHLGGWIHGLFDSDAGGLGDDLMSSCPPADFYLLIASLFQNIVIAYTQGFLTDDALRSGVEYLIDTFLLPSLIPAIRFLSDYLWVEQKEQKSIIKILQLILLPTSISGEATTMLASVKGIVAKPLEHSLRAYQRQDPKNQDIEPLLRVLKDSLPFSRRTGAAEHQELEMWATSSSSGLSGAAKHLIQGLVQWCVHTDETAMPTSYTHRQVIATLKIVGARRFLRVILEEIRQQTLAGNGSLVYDVATALVCAPNVSNELPPTSGLLDEAGNMLPILQRPLTLREVLKMEAEDYRKLQKKDAELAEIVVRLHRRVEAQMVLPPPPMLQAADMQLDLAGDATNLEDSIVVAAGVQGDGTMSMDGVGSLDMSLGGISSDLGLGGPGSSGGLDASAEADLFGSLDDTDMDVFDGWGGMDLGGP
- a CDS encoding uncharacterized protein (EggNog:ENOG41~TransMembrane:1 (n6-16c20/21o171-189i)~SECRETED:SignalP(1-20)); the encoded protein is MLFKSSLLAFLALQVFGAVAQEEPAEQVIEPATLNADIRTSFPDSDILGLKLVNGRTTTALVEVTNNEDGPIQFLFANGALWTPEDLAEDVPAYQGIVRNLTVVQYSLEIEPGETKSFPYSFVLDMMPQDVRLRLLAVFTNAKGTVFQVPAYEGSTSIVEAPTSFLDPQIIFLYLVLTAAFGGTLYFVYKTWIEALFPQAKKTRAPKKPVQKPVDPADALSGSESAGKSYDESWIPDHHINRPVAKRVKSSASKKKVVE